GTCTGTCTATTAGTATAATGAGGCAatttctataatatatatattattctataTGGACATGGTAGTGGGTCCTGTGGGGTTTTGACTGGGTCCTGTGGAGTGAGAAATGCTCACTCCATTTtaattgaaatcattctcgtaTTCATGACTCAACTCTAGAGCctttaaagcagtggtcaccaaaccTCTtgcttgagatctaccttcctgcaggtttcatctccaaccaaaatctaacacacctgttttagttgaccaagaacttcttaaagcaATGATTGGGTGGTCATGAGGGCATGATTATgtttggagctaaagtcttcaggaatgTAGATGTCCAGGATcaaggttggtgaccactgctctaaagACATGTGTGTATACAAGGTTGCAATTCTATCTGGATAAAAACCATGTgtcaaatgattaaataaatctgaaatatgTTAATAATGTACGGTTGGGGTACTCGATCCCGGACTCTGGTCCAATTATGCACAGACTCGCACTTGTCATGCACTCGGGTAAATCTGTAGTTGAACTTGACACGGACTCGGACACTCCGGAAGTTTTCTGAGTACAGTCGAGTCTGCCTCATGAGAcgcatcaaataattgaaacGTCAACTCGAACTGCAGGatacaatatagtgtgatacaaatgaagctgttttgttattgtattttcacacacttgtaatataataagttCTACATACacctctatatcccttttttcattgaaaccattttttataGGAAACTATTTGGAGTgctgacatgaaataaaaatattaaatggcaatggcaaaatgtaatagtggtattttttgttatgtttatgTATTATGCCATTGggttgtgaaggttaaaatattaatttaacagctcagtgttgagtttataattgtgatttcaaatcttttcagtttaattactttctgggcTCGACTTGGACTCggccattaaggactcggacttgagTCTGCCCCTTTTGGACTCTGTTGAAGTTCAACTCTGTTGCATTTATTCTCCAGTAATTGTTGATCTTCAtgtatttcattgtttttaactgattttcttttttttaaaacagaaatttCTGAAGGAGACAAAAACACACCACCATGCTGAGCTGGAAACTGTTGACTTTAAAGCAAATGCAGAATCTGCACGGGTCAATATTAATAACTGGGTGGAGAAGCAAACAAAAGGTTAGTActtaaacatgtttttgaaaTTTCCATCTAAAATGTATTCATGTAGTATTTACACTTCCATGGGAAGTAAAATAGTTTGATTAACAGATTGTAAAATCCTTGAATGTAATTTCACTGCATCAAACATTCCCAAAGTAGGAATGTCACAAAGTCGGATAGCAGTTAgctttaatcttcagaaaatCTGTTGCTGATAAGTTGAGCCATGATATTGTTATTGGAGCAATACCATACAgcactgtgaaaaagtatttgccccatcctgatttcttctgtttttgtgtatctcatactaaagttttagatcttcaaatgaaatacaacattaaaacaaacgcaacctgagaaaacacacaatagttatttattttttaaaattttattgatgcaataataaaaaaaatccaacacctatcacccatgtgaaaaagtaattgcccccttaaacttaaaatctggttacgccacctttaacagcaataactgcaacctaacgcttctgataacaggagatcagtctttcatgtaattttgaccaggatttactcctacgctttggataattgtcttgctgcataatccactTTTTTCAGCACTGTATAGAGGGCTCTTGTGACTTTAGTGAAACACTGACAataaattgtgtgtattttattatcagCATGCTTCTTAAGCTGATGAACTTTTTCTATCCACGTTTACCTTCCACAGATCTAGTTTAGCTATAATTCAAACCCACTTTGTAGATTGTTCCCCTGTGATCTTGCTGATTTTCACttatattattttgtgtcaGTACTAGGATACTactactttatttttattattattattattattattattattattattattattattattatcatgatcATGTTCTACTTAACTACatgaagaaatgttttttttctatgcaGTGTTTCTATATGAATGTTGTGTCTGCTTAACAATGTTTTTGTGAATTGAAATTCTCACAATAGATAAGATCAAGAACTTGCTGCAAAAAGGAATTGTTGATGATTCGACCAGACTTGTCTTGGTGAATGCCATCTACTTCAAGGGCAGCTGGGAGAAGCAGTTTAAGGTTGACGCAACACAGGAGCTTCCTTTCAAGCTGAACAAGGTGGGTGCCAtgcagttacaaaaaaaatgcagtctcttaccctttcctctcctccttcCTGTCCTCCCCTGTGCACTCCTGTCTTCTTTTGTGCACTCCTGCCCTGTCCTATTGTTTGTTGTGAGAAATTGCACTGATATCTTGTGGCCAAGAAactaaatggtgcacttatatagcgcttttatccaaaacgctttacactgtgtctcattctctctcacacacacacacacactcacaaaccaatggtggcagagctgccatgcaaagcagtaacttgccatcgggagcaacttggggttcagtgtccttcccaaggacacttcggcatgtggagtcacgtggcctgggaatcgaaccaccaaccctacgttggacaacctgctctaccacctgatccacagccgccaaACTAAATTTAGATATAGCTACTTCATGTTTTTTAGAAAAAATGTTAAACCGTAAAGCTAAAAAATCTTTACCTAATAAAATAATTGCAGAAATTGCACTGATATCCAACAAAATATAGGCgtaaaaaacaaccaaacaaaaaactcctaaagataaaaaaaaagtagcactGTAACTTGCGTACATGAATAAGGTTTTCTCTGTAGTGGAGGTAAAAACTCTCCAGTTAAAAATCACAGCATGATCCCCTTGTGGAAACGGTGGTGATCTGTCATGCATGTTTGTGAATTGTGAATTTTTGTCCCACCCCCCcttctttatttacattaatgcataataatgtattttaatatgttttacatGCAGAAAGAAACTAAACCAGTGCAGATGATGAGTCAGAAGGCAAAGTTTCCCTTGGCCTTTATTCCTGATCTGCGGTGCAAGATTCTTGAAATGCCATATAAGGGCATGGAGCTCAGCATGCTAATTATGCTACCTGTTGAGATTGAAGATAACACTACTGGCCTTGAGAAGGTGAATGATAAATCTACTTAATTTATGTATAAaatcacttttttaaaaatatagtttgtgtgtttatatgtttatatatatatatatatatatatatatatatatatatatatatatatatatatatatatatatatatatatatatatatacacacgtgtgtgtggttttttttttttttttttttttttttttttttttttttaatatacacacactgtatctcacaaaagtgagtacacccctcacatttttgtaaatatttgatgatatcttttcatgtgacaacactgaagaaatgacactgtgctacaatgtaaagtagtgagtgtacagcttgtgtaacagtgtaaatgtgctgtcccctcaaaataactcaacacacagccgttaatgtctaaaccgctggcaacaaaagtgagtacacccctaagtgaaaatgtccaaattgggcccaaagtgtcaatattttgtgtggccaccattattttccagcactgccttccaacatggagttcaccagagcttcacaggttgccactggagtcctcttccactcctccatgaccacatcacggagctggtggatgttagagacattgtgctcctccaccttctgtttgaggatgccccacagatgctcaatagggtttaggtctggagacatgctgggccagtccatcaccttcaccctcaacttcttcagcaaggcagtggtcgtcttggaggtgtgtttggggtcattatcatgcgggaatactgccctgcggcagcatgtgctctgcttcagtatgtcacagtacatgttggcattcatggttccctcaatgaactgtagctccccagtgccggcagcactcatgcagccccagaccatgacactcccaccaccatgcttgactgtaggcaggacacacttgtctttgtactcctcacctggttgccgccacacacacttgacaccatctgaaccaaataagtttatcttggtctcatcagaccacaggacatggttccagtagtccatgtccttagtctgcttgtcttcagcaaactatTTGCcgcagtgtgcggtgtatggtctgagcactgacggactgacccccaccccttcaacctctgcagcaatgctggcagcactcatacgtctatttcgcaaagacaacctctggatatgacgctgagcacgtgcactcaacttctttggtcgaccgtggcgaggcctgttctgagtggaacctgtcctgttaaaccgctgtatggtcttggccactgtgctgcagctcagtgtcagggtcttggcagtcttcttatagcctaggccatctttatgtagagcaacaattctttttttcagatcctcagagagttctttgccatgaggtgccatgttgaacttccagtgaccagtatgagggagtgtgagagcgatgacatcaaatttaacacacctgctccccattcacacctgagaccttgtagcactaacaagtcacatgacaccggggagggaaaatggctaattgttcccaatttggacattttcacttaggggtgtactcacttttgttgtcagcggtttagacattaatggctgtgtgttgagttattttgaggggacggcaaatgtacactgttacacaagctgtacactcactactttacattgtagcaaagtgtcatttcttcagtgttgtcgcatcaaaagatataatcaaatatttacaaaaatgtgagattgtgtgtgtgtgtgtgtgtgtgtgtgtgtctatatatatatatatatatatatatatatatatatatatatatatatatatatatatatatatatatatatatatatatatatatatatatatatatatatatataaatatataataaatattagttctgtattatataatttatcaatttttttatgttttgttttttttaataaaatcagCTTGAGCACCAGCTCACTTATGACAACTTCATGGAGTGGACACGGCCTGATATGATGGACACTGTGGAGGTGCAGGTGTCTTTGCCGCGATTCAAACTGGAGGAAACCTATGACATGAAGGAGCTGCTCATCAGCATGGGCATGGTAGATGCCTTTGACAAGGGCAAGTGTGATTTTTCACACATGTCTCCTTGCGATGACCTGGTGCTCTCCAAGGTGGTGCATAAGTCTTTTGTAGAAGTGAATGAGGAAGGCACTGAAGCAGCTGCAGCCACCGCGGCCATCATGGTGATGCGTTGTGCCATGCTTCCCCCAGAGCGCTTTGTGGCAGACCACCCCTTCCTCTTTTTCATTCAACACAAACCAACCCGAAGCATTCTCTTTTGTGGACGTTACAGCGCTCCTTAAATTGCCCGATGCTCTGAAGTGCAATTATAACTCTATGCAGTCATTTGATGTCATAACTAAATAAGTGTGCACTGACTAAACATGTTTAGcttaaaatatgcaaatatatttctgtactCTGTTCCTGTCTGGGTCTCCTctgtgagtgagggagtgagggagtgagggatgaatTGAACAATAGAACAATATTATTCCTAATTCAAAATGTTCATGGCTATGGAACCTGACACATAGCACCACAGATACACACAAGTGGTCATCTGAGTTACTGCaacctttctgtcagctcaaatcaTTATCTGGACATTCTTAGTTGACCTCTTTCATCGATATGGAGTTTCCATcagcagaactgctgctcactgcaagttttttctttatttcaccattctgagtaaactctataGATGTATGTGTCCCCgacccaggagatcagcagatatataaatactcaaaccagactagactgcaccaacaatcatgccacggtcaaaatcactgagatcacgtTTTCTCTG
The sequence above is drawn from the Ictalurus punctatus breed USDA103 chromosome 25, Coco_2.0, whole genome shotgun sequence genome and encodes:
- the LOC108257915 gene encoding leukocyte elastase inhibitor isoform X2; its protein translation is MESLSVANTNFALHLFTKIKEGNKTGNVFYSPLSISSALAMVSLGAAGNTATQMSEVLHHNKAKDDVHVSFNKLMAELNKAGAPYALSMANRLYGEQTYKFVEKFLKETKTHHHAELETVDFKANAESARVNINNWVEKQTKDKIKNLLQKGIVDDSTRLVLVNAIYFKGSWEKQFKVDATQELPFKLNKKETKPVQMMSQKAKFPLAFIPDLRCKILEMPYKGMELSMLIMLPVEIEDNTTGLEKLEHQLTYDNFMEWTRPDMMDTVEVQVSLPRFKLEETYDMKELLISMGMVDAFDKGKCDFSHMSPCDDLVLSKVVHKSFVEVNEEGTEAAAATAAIMVMRCAMLPPERFVADHPFLFFIQHKPTRSILFCGRYSAP
- the LOC108257915 gene encoding leukocyte elastase inhibitor isoform X1 → MESLSVANTNFALHLFTKIKEGNKTGNVFYSPLSISSALAMVSLGAAGNTATQMSEVLCFNKPVKPKSVQPVAVQQAQQSQKVQLPSALQKVLHHNKAKDDVHVSFNKLMAELNKAGAPYALSMANRLYGEQTYKFVEKFLKETKTHHHAELETVDFKANAESARVNINNWVEKQTKDKIKNLLQKGIVDDSTRLVLVNAIYFKGSWEKQFKVDATQELPFKLNKKETKPVQMMSQKAKFPLAFIPDLRCKILEMPYKGMELSMLIMLPVEIEDNTTGLEKLEHQLTYDNFMEWTRPDMMDTVEVQVSLPRFKLEETYDMKELLISMGMVDAFDKGKCDFSHMSPCDDLVLSKVVHKSFVEVNEEGTEAAAATAAIMVMRCAMLPPERFVADHPFLFFIQHKPTRSILFCGRYSAP